From one Allorhizobium ampelinum S4 genomic stretch:
- a CDS encoding energy transducer TonB has product MSRQADPTGRRSSALDWLLWCTAGTLVFAAHAGAVALMLQQPEEPLADGAPPAAIMIELAPEPVATKVEENQITPDQQDAEEVKSEAVEKPPQPVEPPPVPQPPEVQPPEPTPPEKVEETPPPPPEVAEVQPEPPPEPEPKPVEEPTVEEQVTKELENVEVPLPVTRPVQKPVETADTTPVKKKQPKATPQPQAQKAQREAQAEVTQSDRTAASTTSSGLFSSSVSPQKWQARLAAYLERRKRYPSEARANKEEGTAYARFQIDDSGNVLSVSISRSSGFPNLDQATVDAIKRSSPVPAPPPGVSKTITVPFRFNLK; this is encoded by the coding sequence ATGAGCAGGCAAGCGGACCCGACGGGGCGGCGCAGTTCCGCCCTCGATTGGCTGCTCTGGTGTACAGCCGGAACCCTGGTGTTTGCCGCCCATGCCGGTGCCGTGGCGCTGATGCTGCAACAGCCGGAAGAACCGTTGGCCGACGGTGCTCCGCCTGCTGCCATCATGATCGAACTGGCTCCCGAGCCGGTCGCTACCAAGGTCGAAGAAAACCAGATCACGCCCGATCAGCAGGATGCCGAAGAGGTAAAATCCGAGGCGGTTGAGAAGCCACCACAGCCGGTCGAACCGCCACCCGTTCCACAGCCGCCCGAGGTGCAGCCCCCGGAACCGACACCACCTGAAAAAGTTGAGGAAACGCCACCTCCGCCACCCGAAGTCGCGGAAGTACAGCCCGAACCACCACCGGAACCCGAGCCAAAACCGGTGGAAGAACCGACGGTCGAGGAACAGGTAACCAAGGAACTGGAAAATGTGGAAGTGCCGCTGCCCGTAACTCGCCCTGTGCAAAAGCCGGTGGAGACCGCAGACACGACGCCGGTTAAAAAGAAGCAACCGAAAGCCACCCCGCAGCCGCAGGCCCAGAAAGCCCAGCGCGAGGCCCAGGCAGAGGTGACGCAATCGGACAGGACGGCAGCCTCCACCACCAGTTCTGGTCTGTTTTCATCGAGCGTCAGCCCGCAAAAATGGCAGGCACGGTTGGCGGCCTATCTTGAGCGACGCAAGCGCTATCCAAGCGAAGCCCGCGCCAACAAGGAGGAAGGCACGGCCTATGCCCGCTTCCAGATCGATGACAGCGGCAATGTTCTCTCGGTGTCGATTTCCCGGTCTTCAGGGTTTCCAAATCTGGATCAGGCAACGGTCGATGCCATAAAACGTTCGTCGCCGGTGCCAGCACCTCCGCCAGGTGTCAGCAAGACGATTACGGTGCCGTTCCGCTTCAATCTCAAATAA
- the exbD gene encoding TonB system transport protein ExbD has translation MAGGIRENSSDDLVENHEINVTPFIDVMLVLLIIFMVAAPLATVDVNVDLPASSAAPAKRPDEPVYLTLKQDLSLALGNDTVSRDRLPTVLEQVSKGNKDTRIFLRADKNVGYGEFMTVMNLLRDAGYLKIALVGVETLPQATSITPPAEDTNGQ, from the coding sequence ATGGCTGGAGGTATCCGCGAAAATTCGAGCGACGATCTGGTTGAAAACCACGAGATCAATGTCACGCCCTTCATTGATGTCATGCTGGTTCTGCTGATCATTTTCATGGTGGCGGCGCCGCTGGCGACTGTGGATGTCAATGTCGACCTCCCCGCCTCCAGCGCCGCACCGGCCAAACGACCGGACGAACCGGTCTATCTCACCCTGAAACAGGATCTCAGCTTGGCGCTTGGCAATGACACAGTCAGCCGCGACAGGCTGCCGACTGTGCTGGAACAGGTCTCCAAGGGCAATAAAGACACGCGGATTTTCCTGCGCGCCGATAAGAATGTCGGCTACGGCGAATTCATGACGGTGATGAACCTGCTGCGCGACGCTGGCTATCTGAAGATTGCCCTGGTCGGCGTCGAAACATTGCCGCAGGCGACCAGCATTACGCCGCCCGCAGAGGATACCAACGGCCAATGA
- the exbB gene encoding tonB-system energizer ExbB, which yields MAYRRSSSLARVSMTVVIGSGLLITGTLMSSSAALAQQGTAPAQTTSEPATAMPAQTPVQETPAAPTNLTAPPADNGTPAPAPSPTEGVAVDAPAAAVQRSDIPHDLSPVGMFMAADWVVKSVMIALGLASVATWTILLVKTLQLSGSKARLRRGLAVLQEARSLSQAAGALQKRRGTVPDMLLIAARELKLSEPALDYAGNDGVKERVSSALSRIESRAGRRMTAGTGILATIGSIGPFVGLFGTVWGIMNSFIGISQSQTTNLAVVAPGIAEALLATAIGLVAAIPAVVIYNVFARAVTGYRQQLLDAATAVERLVSRDLDFRKVPADVRAARLKVVTE from the coding sequence ATGGCGTATCGTCGCTCCTCTTCGCTCGCTCGCGTGAGCATGACCGTGGTTATTGGCTCGGGTCTGCTGATAACCGGCACGCTGATGAGTTCGTCCGCCGCCTTGGCCCAGCAAGGGACGGCACCCGCGCAAACCACAAGCGAACCAGCCACAGCCATGCCTGCGCAAACGCCGGTACAAGAGACGCCTGCGGCACCCACCAATTTGACAGCCCCACCAGCGGATAACGGCACGCCAGCTCCAGCACCCTCCCCCACAGAAGGCGTCGCAGTGGACGCTCCCGCCGCCGCAGTCCAGCGCTCCGATATTCCCCACGATCTTTCCCCTGTTGGCATGTTCATGGCCGCCGATTGGGTCGTGAAGTCAGTGATGATTGCCCTTGGCCTTGCCTCCGTTGCAACCTGGACCATCCTCCTTGTCAAAACTCTTCAGCTCTCCGGCTCAAAGGCGAGGCTGCGGCGCGGTCTGGCTGTGTTGCAAGAGGCGCGATCCCTCTCGCAAGCGGCAGGCGCATTGCAGAAACGGCGTGGCACCGTGCCGGACATGCTGCTGATCGCTGCACGCGAGTTGAAACTATCAGAGCCTGCGCTCGATTATGCTGGCAATGACGGCGTCAAGGAACGAGTAAGCTCGGCTCTGTCGCGGATCGAATCGCGCGCCGGACGCCGCATGACAGCCGGAACCGGCATTCTTGCCACCATCGGCTCCATCGGCCCCTTTGTCGGTCTGTTCGGCACCGTCTGGGGCATCATGAATTCCTTCATTGGTATTTCGCAATCGCAGACCACCAATCTTGCCGTCGTCGCGCCTGGTATTGCCGAGGCGCTGCTGGCCACGGCCATCGGCCTGGTTGCCGCCATTCCCGCCGTGGTGATCTATAACGTGTTTGCCCGCGCGGTGACCGGCTATCGCCAGCAATTGCTGGATGCGGCAACAGCGGTGGAACGGCTGGTCAGCCGGGATCTCGATTTCCGCAAGGTGCCGGCCGATGTGCGCGCCGCCCGCCTCAAGGTGGTGACGGAGTAA
- a CDS encoding DUF1328 domain-containing protein, which produces MLHWILIFLLIAAVASLLGFRGVAGASAGIAKILIFIVLVIFIIALVSGIVIVA; this is translated from the coding sequence ATGCTGCACTGGATTTTGATTTTTCTGCTGATTGCTGCCGTTGCCAGCCTTCTGGGCTTTCGGGGCGTGGCGGGCGCTTCTGCCGGTATTGCGAAAATCCTGATCTTTATCGTGTTGGTAATCTTCATCATCGCCTTGGTCAGCGGCATTGTCATCGTCGCATAA
- a CDS encoding Crp/Fnr family transcriptional regulator, which translates to MPEEPARHGERLKNGIHTACLVCPIRLNDHFREFTPGELEFVRAFRKGEFHADAGTTILVEGSHSAHLYTTLTGWGFRYKILEDGRRQILNYVVPGDMIGLQGAVFDEMAHSVEALTPMRLCVFERERLFSLFEKHPGLGYDLTWIASREESMLDDHLISIGRRTALERAAYLLAFLDDRGRVAGLIDAEKPYLPITQVHVADTLGLSIVHTNKTLKKLTARGLIRWLDRGCEILDSAGLQAAANWTPDGVMRRPFI; encoded by the coding sequence ATGCCAGAGGAACCGGCAAGACATGGAGAACGGCTCAAGAACGGAATTCACACGGCCTGTCTGGTCTGCCCCATCCGCCTCAACGATCATTTCCGGGAGTTTACACCCGGCGAACTTGAGTTCGTTCGCGCGTTCCGAAAGGGTGAATTTCATGCTGACGCAGGGACGACAATCCTTGTTGAAGGCAGCCATAGCGCCCATCTTTACACAACCCTGACCGGCTGGGGGTTTCGCTATAAAATTCTGGAGGATGGTCGCCGGCAGATTCTGAATTACGTGGTTCCGGGTGATATGATCGGTTTGCAGGGCGCGGTTTTCGATGAAATGGCCCATTCCGTCGAAGCGCTGACACCCATGCGGCTCTGCGTCTTTGAGCGAGAGCGGCTTTTTTCTCTTTTCGAAAAACATCCAGGCCTTGGCTACGACCTGACCTGGATTGCGTCACGCGAAGAAAGCATGCTGGACGATCATCTGATCAGCATTGGCCGGCGCACCGCACTGGAACGCGCTGCCTATCTGCTGGCTTTCCTGGATGATCGCGGCCGGGTGGCTGGGCTCATCGACGCGGAGAAACCCTATTTGCCGATCACCCAGGTCCACGTCGCCGACACGCTCGGCCTTTCGATCGTTCACACCAACAAAACATTGAAAAAGCTGACTGCCCGTGGCCTGATCCGCTGGCTGGACCGTGGGTGCGAGATCCTCGACAGCGCCGGTCTTCAGGCTGCCGCAAACTGGACGCCCGATGGCGTCATGCGCCGTCCATTTATATGA
- a CDS encoding RNA polymerase sigma factor encodes MTLEKQSDDRGFKRDMLAALPNLRAFAVSLAGRHHVADDLVQDTIMKAWAKQDHFEPGTNMKAWLFTILRNEFYSQMRKRGREVSDPDGIFTSQLAVHPQQYGSLDLQDFKKALDQLPSDQREAIILVGASGFAYEEAAEICGCAVGTIKSRINRARNRLQEILGVSGEGDFGPDAHDAAVTKRAFAV; translated from the coding sequence ATGACCCTTGAAAAGCAATCGGATGATCGCGGCTTCAAGAGAGATATGCTGGCTGCCCTGCCCAATCTACGTGCGTTTGCCGTCTCGCTTGCCGGACGCCATCACGTCGCGGATGATCTTGTCCAGGATACGATCATGAAAGCCTGGGCAAAGCAGGATCATTTCGAACCAGGCACCAATATGAAAGCCTGGTTGTTCACCATTCTGCGCAATGAATTCTATTCGCAAATGCGCAAGCGCGGCCGCGAGGTCTCGGACCCAGACGGCATTTTCACCTCACAGCTGGCTGTTCATCCTCAGCAATACGGTTCGCTCGACCTTCAGGACTTCAAAAAGGCGCTCGATCAACTGCCGAGCGACCAGCGCGAAGCCATTATTCTGGTCGGTGCCTCCGGTTTCGCCTATGAGGAAGCGGCGGAAATTTGCGGTTGCGCCGTCGGCACCATCAAGAGCCGGATCAACCGGGCGCGAAACCGCCTGCAGGAGATTCTTGGTGTGAGCGGAGAAGGTGATTTCGGACCCGACGCCCATGACGCTGCGGTAACGAAACGCGCATTCGCGGTATAA
- a CDS encoding NepR family anti-sigma factor has protein sequence MNNQHNHRDAGEDGTGGIPAEAHGTISSKLRQFYDSVQEEGIPDRFMDLLERLDAAEQNAGKQCDRKDTAR, from the coding sequence ATGAACAACCAGCATAATCATCGTGACGCAGGAGAGGATGGAACCGGGGGAATCCCGGCTGAGGCACACGGCACGATCAGCAGCAAGCTCCGGCAATTCTATGATTCCGTCCAGGAAGAAGGAATTCCGGACCGTTTCATGGACTTGCTTGAGCGTCTGGATGCCGCCGAACAAAATGCGGGGAAACAGTGCGACAGGAAGGACACTGCTCGATGA
- a CDS encoding DUF1328 domain-containing protein, with translation MLYYSLVFLVVALIAAALGFGGIAGASAGIAKILFFVFIVLFLISLVSRLFRRA, from the coding sequence ATGCTGTATTATTCTCTCGTCTTTCTCGTCGTCGCTCTTATCGCCGCCGCATTGGGTTTTGGTGGTATTGCTGGCGCTTCGGCCGGTATTGCAAAGATCCTGTTCTTTGTCTTCATCGTGCTCTTCCTGATTTCGCTGGTGAGCCGTCTGTTCAGGCGCGCCTGA
- a CDS encoding zinc-binding metallopeptidase family protein, producing the protein MRLFNCSNCRNMVFFDNTQCLSCHSLLGFRPSDNGFIAIDSSNAALIDGVPQQGFIRLCANARHDACNWLVEDGEEFCLACRHNLVIPDLSSSDNLENWRKIENAKHVLFYSLQRFGLPLVTRTDATTDGLAFEFLEDDSARTGGQPVMTGHDSGLITLNIAEGSDAEREARRVALGEPFRTLIGHFRHEVGHYYWNVLVRDGNQLEQCRAIFGNDEEDYGEALQRHYANGPVPGWEGSFISAYAASHPWEDFAETWAHYIHIVDALETAYAFGLRTRPIIDEQNLTVKVDFDPYRVDGVRALIDAWVPLTVAVNSINRSMGQPDLYPFVLSEPVLVKLQYIHDLIHGATHKAGF; encoded by the coding sequence ATGCGCCTCTTTAATTGTTCCAATTGCAGAAACATGGTGTTCTTCGATAACACCCAATGCCTGTCCTGCCATTCCCTGTTGGGTTTTCGCCCATCCGATAACGGGTTTATCGCCATTGATTCCAGCAATGCCGCGCTGATCGATGGCGTGCCGCAGCAGGGTTTTATCCGGCTCTGCGCCAATGCGCGCCATGATGCCTGCAATTGGCTGGTGGAGGATGGTGAGGAATTTTGCCTCGCCTGCCGCCATAATCTGGTTATTCCTGATCTCTCCAGCAGCGACAATCTCGAAAACTGGCGCAAGATCGAGAATGCCAAGCATGTGCTGTTTTATTCACTCCAGCGCTTCGGCCTGCCGTTGGTCACGCGCACTGATGCGACGACAGACGGGCTGGCCTTCGAGTTCCTGGAAGACGATTCAGCCCGCACCGGCGGCCAGCCCGTCATGACCGGCCATGATTCCGGCCTGATCACCCTGAATATCGCCGAGGGTTCCGATGCGGAGCGCGAAGCAAGGCGTGTCGCGCTGGGCGAACCGTTTCGAACCCTGATCGGCCATTTCCGCCACGAAGTCGGTCATTACTACTGGAATGTCCTGGTGCGCGACGGCAACCAACTCGAGCAATGCCGGGCAATTTTCGGCAATGACGAAGAAGATTATGGCGAAGCCCTGCAACGGCATTATGCCAATGGACCGGTTCCGGGTTGGGAGGGCAGCTTCATCAGCGCCTATGCCGCCAGCCACCCCTGGGAAGATTTCGCCGAAACCTGGGCTCACTACATCCATATTGTCGATGCCCTGGAAACGGCCTACGCGTTCGGCCTGCGCACCCGTCCGATCATCGATGAACAAAATCTGACCGTCAAAGTCGATTTCGACCCCTATAGAGTGGATGGCGTCAGAGCCCTGATCGATGCATGGGTCCCGCTGACTGTCGCCGTCAACAGTATCAACCGCAGCATGGGCCAGCCGGATCTCTATCCCTTCGTGCTGTCGGAACCCGTCTTGGTGAAACTTCAATATATCCACGACCTCATTCATGGGGCCACGCATAAAGCCGGCTTCTGA
- a CDS encoding sensor histidine kinase encodes MVNRLTWFEPQRADRPLREFFITALLDIGASLTLQDMDGRYICITSLPQRWPLAHGEEPSDDSIFGPEIGAQLRELKAGLVEADQGAELNVEPGDDTVFEFRCRMIRISPEEVCMMTILVDRTEEKRRERLLRALLREVSHRSKNLLAIIQSIAFQTARYSGTLDQFLGKFRGRLHALSMSQDLITDSSWRGAYFQDLVRQQLEKYVPETANLVQVSGDNVLLSPNASLHIGLALHELIVNAVSHGDFISQRKKIEVACHQQWTRNGEEIRVTWNEPIETLSGEDLERARGRFGSTVLERVVPASVNGHVVHRFDKDSVYYELTFPVELHE; translated from the coding sequence TTGGTAAATCGGTTGACATGGTTCGAACCGCAGCGTGCTGACAGGCCCTTGCGTGAGTTCTTTATCACGGCCCTGCTGGATATTGGCGCAAGCCTGACCCTTCAGGACATGGACGGGCGCTATATCTGCATTACATCCCTGCCCCAGCGTTGGCCGCTTGCCCATGGCGAAGAACCCAGTGACGATTCGATTTTCGGACCCGAAATCGGCGCCCAGTTGCGGGAGTTGAAAGCCGGGCTGGTGGAGGCGGACCAGGGTGCGGAACTGAATGTCGAACCGGGCGACGATACGGTGTTTGAATTTCGCTGCCGGATGATCCGCATCAGCCCGGAAGAGGTCTGCATGATGACGATCCTGGTGGACCGGACCGAAGAAAAGCGCCGCGAACGCCTATTGCGCGCGCTGTTGCGTGAGGTCAGCCACCGTTCGAAAAACCTGCTGGCGATCATTCAAAGTATTGCTTTTCAGACGGCTCGTTATTCCGGAACGCTCGACCAGTTTCTGGGCAAGTTTCGCGGTAGGCTGCATGCACTGTCGATGTCGCAGGACCTGATTACCGATTCCAGTTGGCGCGGCGCTTATTTTCAGGATCTGGTCCGCCAGCAATTGGAAAAATACGTGCCGGAAACGGCAAATCTCGTTCAGGTGTCCGGTGATAATGTTCTGCTGTCACCCAATGCATCCCTGCATATCGGGCTCGCCCTGCATGAACTGATCGTCAACGCGGTCAGCCACGGCGACTTCATCAGCCAACGCAAGAAAATAGAGGTCGCCTGTCATCAGCAATGGACACGCAATGGCGAGGAAATCCGGGTGACCTGGAACGAGCCGATTGAAACACTGTCTGGCGAAGATCTGGAACGCGCCAGGGGACGATTTGGTAGCACGGTGCTCGAACGTGTTGTGCCCGCTTCCGTCAACGGCCATGTCGTCCACCGGTTCGATAAGGACAGCGTCTATTATGAGCTGACATTTCCAGTCGAGCTGCATGAATAA
- a CDS encoding response regulator, which translates to MSLTTRVAAHIPYLRRYARAVTGSQTSGDAYVAAVLEALIADLSVYPEASSDRVSLYKLFVTIFGSTHVEIRPMTSPFAWEKRAASNLLAVPPRERHAFLLISVEGFTYEEAAEVLGVSDSDFRGLFNQAAVEISRQVATDIMIIEDEPLIALDIEQMVEDLGHRVTGIARTHKEAVELYGRTNPKMVLADIQLADGSSGIDAINDILKVDTVPVIFITAFPERLLTGERPEPAFLVTKPFNPDMVKALISQALFFNEHAKQDA; encoded by the coding sequence ATGTCCCTTACCACCCGCGTCGCTGCTCATATTCCTTATTTGAGGCGATATGCCCGAGCTGTCACGGGCTCGCAGACATCGGGCGACGCCTATGTCGCCGCTGTTCTGGAGGCTCTGATCGCCGATCTTTCGGTCTATCCCGAAGCCAGCAGTGATCGGGTTTCACTTTATAAACTGTTTGTCACGATTTTTGGCTCGACCCATGTCGAAATCCGGCCAATGACCTCGCCTTTTGCCTGGGAAAAACGGGCCGCTTCTAATCTGTTGGCCGTTCCTCCGCGTGAGCGCCACGCGTTCCTGCTGATCTCAGTCGAAGGCTTTACCTATGAGGAAGCTGCGGAAGTGCTCGGCGTCAGCGACAGCGACTTCCGGGGTCTGTTCAACCAGGCCGCCGTGGAAATCTCCCGCCAGGTGGCAACCGACATCATGATCATCGAAGACGAACCGCTGATCGCGCTCGATATTGAGCAGATGGTGGAAGATCTCGGTCATCGCGTCACCGGCATTGCCCGGACCCACAAGGAAGCCGTTGAGCTTTATGGCCGAACCAACCCGAAAATGGTGCTTGCCGACATCCAGCTAGCCGATGGAAGCTCCGGCATCGACGCCATCAACGATATCCTGAAGGTGGATACCGTACCGGTGATCTTCATTACCGCCTTCCCGGAACGTTTGCTGACCGGCGAGCGGCCGGAACCTGCTTTTCTCGTCACCAAGCCGTTCAATCCCGATATGGTCAAGGCACTGATCAGCCAGGCACTGTTCTTCAACGAACATGCCAAACAGGATGCCTGA
- a CDS encoding NepR family anti-sigma factor produces MSEKKSSKSVKAPAKQSQANAMIAARLKTYYDELVEEGTPDHFLDLLERLDAAEQAAKSKSDKA; encoded by the coding sequence ATGTCCGAAAAAAAGTCCTCGAAATCCGTCAAAGCACCGGCAAAGCAGAGCCAGGCCAATGCCATGATCGCGGCGCGTTTGAAAACCTATTACGATGAGCTTGTCGAGGAGGGGACCCCGGATCACTTTCTGGACCTGCTGGAGAGGCTCGATGCTGCCGAGCAGGCGGCGAAGTCCAAGTCGGATAAAGCCTGA
- a CDS encoding Dps family protein, with amino-acid sequence MAKVAEVLKPRARDEKISIGLEDKYREQASKDLSKILAATYALTIKTQVYHWNVVGPLFKPIHELTEEHYNTLFAAVDIIAERIRALGHLAPVNLQSSSNFAPKTGETQHHAAIDMVKDLIADHEAAVRQMREVGEAADEAGDLVTSDMLTARLTFHEKALWMLRAIIAS; translated from the coding sequence ATGGCCAAAGTTGCAGAAGTATTGAAGCCCAGAGCCCGCGACGAAAAAATCAGCATCGGTCTCGAAGACAAATACCGCGAGCAGGCCTCCAAGGATCTCTCCAAAATCCTGGCAGCCACTTATGCGCTGACAATCAAGACCCAGGTCTATCACTGGAACGTGGTTGGCCCGCTGTTCAAGCCGATCCACGAACTGACGGAAGAGCATTACAACACGCTGTTTGCCGCTGTCGACATTATTGCCGAGCGTATTCGTGCCCTCGGGCATCTTGCCCCAGTCAACCTGCAAAGCAGCAGCAATTTCGCGCCAAAGACTGGCGAGACCCAGCATCACGCCGCCATCGACATGGTCAAAGATCTGATCGCAGACCACGAGGCTGCCGTGCGCCAGATGCGCGAGGTCGGCGAGGCTGCCGACGAAGCTGGCGATCTGGTTACATCAGACATGCTGACAGCGCGCCTGACCTTCCACGAAAAAGCATTGTGGATGTTGCGGGCGATTATCGCTTCATAA
- a CDS encoding DUF883 family protein, whose translation MVDINEAVNDLEAEARSKELEAQIEQLKQDVASLTSTLASLGSATLHQVGDKASDAISSARSSVSALEQDLEDKIRAKPLQSVAIAAGLGFIFALLSRR comes from the coding sequence ATGGTCGATATCAATGAAGCCGTCAACGATTTGGAAGCAGAAGCACGGTCTAAGGAACTCGAAGCACAGATCGAGCAGCTCAAGCAGGACGTTGCCTCGCTAACGAGCACGCTCGCCTCCCTCGGCAGTGCAACCTTGCATCAGGTCGGCGACAAGGCATCGGATGCGATCAGCTCCGCACGCAGCAGCGTTTCCGCGCTGGAACAGGATCTGGAAGATAAAATTCGGGCAAAGCCTTTGCAGTCGGTCGCGATTGCCGCCGGTCTCGGCTTCATTTTCGCTCTGCTGTCGCGGCGCTAA
- a CDS encoding CsbD family protein, whose protein sequence is MNWNRVEGNWEQFKGKAQAQWGKLTGDDLNVIAGNRKQLSGKLQELYGKGQDEADREIDDWVKRH, encoded by the coding sequence ATGAACTGGAACCGTGTTGAAGGCAATTGGGAACAATTCAAGGGCAAGGCCCAGGCTCAATGGGGCAAGCTGACCGGCGACGACCTGAATGTTATTGCTGGTAATCGCAAACAATTGAGCGGCAAATTGCAGGAACTCTATGGAAAAGGCCAGGATGAGGCCGACCGAGAGATCGACGATTGGGTCAAACGCCACTAA
- a CDS encoding cisplatin damage response ATP-dependent DNA ligase, which produces MRAFATLLDRLVLTPSRNGKLKLLADYFASVPDPDRGYALGVLAGTLDLKTVKPALLKELVLERMDPVLFGYSYDYVGDLAETISLVWDQDRGEKAEIAEPSLGEVVALMQSLGRTQVRGAVRDLLDQLDTSGRFAFLKLATGGLRIGVSARLAKQALSEMSGKDVGEIETLWHGLEPPYESLFAWLEGGADKPVLATPAIFHSVMLSTPVGNGDLDGLDPADFAAEWKWDGIRVQLSRHGDTCRLYSRSGDDISGAFPDIVAAANFDGVIDGELLVGGTARSNQPTRSFSDLQQRLNRKSVTTKMLSDYPAFIRAYDLLFTGDQDVRNLGYEVRRGLLAEIVEKAPATRFDLSPLISFSNWDELDALRHAPPDPVIEGVMIKRRDSIYQAGRAKGPWFKWKKQPLNVDAVLMYAQRGHGKRSSYYSDFTFGVWMQMPEGGSQLVPVGKAYFGFTDQELEILDKYVRNNTIDRFGPVRSIRAEPDHGFVVEVAFEGLNRSTRHKSGVAMRFPRISRLRSDKLPRDADRLETLLHMLPA; this is translated from the coding sequence ATGCGCGCCTTTGCTACGCTTCTCGACCGCCTCGTCCTGACCCCGAGCCGCAATGGCAAGCTCAAGCTGTTGGCCGATTACTTCGCCAGCGTCCCGGACCCGGACCGGGGCTATGCGCTGGGCGTTCTGGCCGGAACGCTCGATCTGAAGACGGTCAAACCAGCCCTCCTGAAAGAACTCGTGCTGGAGCGGATGGACCCAGTTCTCTTCGGTTATTCCTATGATTATGTCGGCGATCTCGCCGAAACCATTTCGCTGGTCTGGGATCAGGACCGCGGTGAAAAGGCCGAAATAGCCGAACCAAGCCTTGGCGAGGTCGTCGCCCTCATGCAATCACTTGGCCGCACCCAGGTGCGGGGAGCCGTGCGCGACCTGCTCGACCAGCTCGACACGTCCGGCCGCTTTGCCTTTCTCAAACTGGCGACCGGCGGCTTGCGAATCGGGGTGTCGGCAAGGCTTGCCAAACAGGCGCTTTCCGAGATGTCAGGCAAGGATGTCGGTGAGATCGAGACGCTGTGGCACGGGCTGGAGCCACCCTATGAGAGCCTGTTTGCCTGGCTTGAGGGCGGCGCAGACAAGCCTGTGCTGGCGACACCGGCAATCTTTCATTCGGTCATGCTGTCCACTCCGGTCGGCAATGGTGATCTGGATGGTCTCGATCCCGCCGATTTCGCCGCCGAGTGGAAATGGGACGGTATCCGGGTGCAGCTTTCGCGCCATGGAGACACCTGCCGCCTCTATTCCCGCTCCGGCGACGACATTTCCGGGGCTTTTCCCGATATTGTCGCGGCAGCGAATTTCGATGGGGTGATCGATGGCGAATTGCTGGTCGGCGGCACCGCCCGCTCCAACCAGCCGACCCGCAGCTTTTCCGATCTTCAGCAACGGCTGAACCGCAAAAGCGTCACGACGAAAATGCTCAGCGATTATCCGGCCTTCATCCGCGCCTATGATCTGCTGTTTACCGGCGACCAGGATGTGCGAAACCTCGGCTATGAGGTACGCCGGGGGTTACTTGCAGAGATTGTCGAAAAAGCCCCCGCCACCCGATTCGATCTCTCGCCGCTGATCTCGTTTTCCAACTGGGATGAGTTGGACGCGCTGCGGCACGCCCCGCCCGATCCGGTCATCGAAGGGGTAATGATCAAGCGCCGCGACAGCATCTACCAGGCGGGGCGCGCCAAAGGGCCGTGGTTCAAGTGGAAAAAGCAGCCGCTGAATGTGGATGCGGTGCTGATGTATGCCCAGCGCGGCCATGGCAAGCGCTCCAGCTATTATTCCGATTTTACCTTCGGGGTCTGGATGCAGATGCCGGAAGGCGGCAGCCAACTGGTGCCGGTGGGCAAGGCCTATTTCGGCTTTACCGATCAGGAGCTGGAAATTCTCGATAAATATGTGCGCAACAATACCATCGACCGGTTCGGACCCGTGCGCTCAATCCGCGCCGAGCCGGATCATGGGTTTGTGGTGGAGGTGGCGTTTGAAGGGCTGAACCGGTCCACCCGGCACAAATCCGGCGTCGCCATGCGCTTTCCCCGGATTTCGCGGCTGCGGAGCGACAAACTTCCGCGTGATGCTGACCGCCTGGAAACGCTGCTGCATATGCTGCCAGCATGA